The Camelus bactrianus isolate YW-2024 breed Bactrian camel chromosome 12, ASM4877302v1, whole genome shotgun sequence genome includes a window with the following:
- the MYL6B gene encoding myosin light chain 6B, with protein sequence MPPKKDVPVKKPAGPPISKPPAKPAAGAPPAKPKAEPAPEPAPALVPLVPQPPPKVQEPPIDLSKVVIEFNKDQLEEFKEAFELYDRVGDGKIQFSQCGDVMRALGHNPTNAEVLRVMGNPKSDELKSRRVDFETFLPMLQAVAKNRDKGSYQDYLEGLRVFDKEGNGKVMGAELRHVLTTLGERMTEDEVETVLAGHEDINGCINYEAFLKHILSV encoded by the exons ATGCCTCCCAAGAAGGATGTTCCTGTGAAGAAACCAGCGGGACCCCCAATCTCCAAGCCCCCTGCCAAGCCAGCAGCAGGGGCCCCTCCAGCCAAGCCCAAGGCTGAGCCAGCACCAGAGCCAGCGCCAGCACTAGTGCCACTTGTACCTCAACCCCCTCCGAAAGTCCAGGAGCCCCCCATTGATCTCTCCAAAGTGGTG ATCGAGTTTAACAAGGACCAGCTGGAGG AGTTCAAGGAAGCCTTCGAGCTGTATGACCGAGTGGGAGATGGCAAGATCCAGTTCAGCCAGTGTGGGGACGTGATGAGGGCCCTGGGCCATAATCCCACCAACGCCGAGGTGCTCAGGGTCATGGGGAACCCCAAGAGTGATG AGCTGAAGTCCCGGCGTGTGGACTTTGAGACTTTCCTGCCGATGCTCCAGGCGGTGGCCAAGAACCGGGATAAAGGCTCATACCAGGACTACCTGGAGGGGCTTCGGGTGTTTGACAAAGAGGGGAACGGCAAAGTCATGGGAGCAGAGCTCAGACATGTCCTCACCACCCTGG GAGAGAGGATGACTGAAGATGAGGTGGAGACAGTTCTGGCAGGACATGAGGACATCAATGGCTGCATCAACTATGAAG ccttCCTGAAGCACATCCTAAGCGTCTGA
- the MYL6 gene encoding myosin light polypeptide 6 isoform X1 → MCDFTEDQTAEFKEAFQLFDRTGDGKILYSQCGDVMRALGQNPTNAEVLKVLGNPKSDEMNVKVLDFEHFLPMLQTVAKNKDQGTYEDYVEGLRVFDKEGNGTVMGAEIRHVLVTLGEKMTEEEVEMLVAGHEDSNGCINYEELVRMVLNG, encoded by the exons ATG TGTGACTTCACCGAGGACCAGACCGCAG AGTTCAAGGAGGCCTTCCAGCTGTTTGACCGAACAGGGGATGGCAAGATCCTCTACAGCCAGTGTGGGGACGTGATGAGGGCCCTGGGCCAGAACCCCACCAACGCCGAGGTGCTAAAAGTCCTGGGGAACCCCAAGAGTGATG AGATGAACGTGAAGGTGCTGGACTTTGAGCACTTCCTACCCATGCTGCAGACTGTGGCCAAGAACAAGGACCAGGGCACCTATGAGGACTATGTCGAAGGCCTTCGGGTGTTTGACAAGGAAGGGAACGGCACCGTGATGGGTGCTGAAATTCGGCACGTTCTCGTTACTCTGG GTGAGAAGATGACAGAGGAAGAAGTAGAGATGCTGGTGGCAGGACATGAGGACAGCAATGGTTGTATCAACTATGAAG AGCTCGTCCGCATGGTGCTGAATGGCTGA
- the MYL6 gene encoding myosin light polypeptide 6 isoform X2: MCDFTEDQTAEFKEAFQLFDRTGDGKILYSQCGDVMRALGQNPTNAEVLKVLGNPKSDEMNVKVLDFEHFLPMLQTVAKNKDQGTYEDYVEGLRVFDKEGNGTVMGAEIRHVLVTLGEKMTEEEVEMLVAGHEDSNGCINYEAFVRHILSG, from the exons ATG TGTGACTTCACCGAGGACCAGACCGCAG AGTTCAAGGAGGCCTTCCAGCTGTTTGACCGAACAGGGGATGGCAAGATCCTCTACAGCCAGTGTGGGGACGTGATGAGGGCCCTGGGCCAGAACCCCACCAACGCCGAGGTGCTAAAAGTCCTGGGGAACCCCAAGAGTGATG AGATGAACGTGAAGGTGCTGGACTTTGAGCACTTCCTACCCATGCTGCAGACTGTGGCCAAGAACAAGGACCAGGGCACCTATGAGGACTATGTCGAAGGCCTTCGGGTGTTTGACAAGGAAGGGAACGGCACCGTGATGGGTGCTGAAATTCGGCACGTTCTCGTTACTCTGG GTGAGAAGATGACAGAGGAAGAAGTAGAGATGCTGGTGGCAGGACATGAGGACAGCAATGGTTGTATCAACTATGAAG caTTTGTGAGGCATATCCTGTCGGGGTGA